The genomic window GTGAGGATGTCAGGGCTTAAATAGGGAGAGTATGTGAGGACTCATGCGGACATATATTTAGTTCCACATTGGTTATTCACTGGAAAGATCTTGGGTATATATACAGGGCCAAAGAATCCGAATAATCTTCCGGCTAGCCTTTTTTGGTGAGGCCCTGATTGttacatatacaaatatacacacacatataaatTTCTGTTTGTGTATTTGCTGGAACTACACCGTGAGTTTTCCTTGTGCATGCAACTTTTCCAACTATTATGAGCTCCATACTTCACGATAGAGCATTAGTACTTGTTCCACTGGTTAAAGCTGACCTACTTTTGTTCATAGGCAGTCATGATGTCTGTAAGAAGTTGGTGTTGCaaaattttgttttgaatttCGGGGGAAAATAATGCAGTGGACTAATAGACAGAAAATGAATTTGCTGTTTGTTCTAAAGGAATCTCTTGTACTAtgttctatttttgatgatttttttcttctggAAAATTGCAGTTACCACAGTAATGCATTTATTGCTTGCCGTGCGCTTCATATTGCAAACAAGCTAAATACATCATCCACATTTCCCCTTCTGGAGCTTTTCTTCAAGCATCAGGTAATGTAATGCTTGTATATCCATTATAGAATGCAGACTGTATTTTTGTGGTTCATTATTCCAATTTTTTAGGTGTTCCTCTTTCACTCAAGTGAATATTTGATGTTCCTTTGATCTATCTTTTTTGATTCTATAAGCGAACTCTCTATGGTATATAATGTGTTCTATCTACTCATGGAGATCTAGCTAGTTTCAAGTGTGTCTACCACTTTAGACTACTAATATAGTTACACTAAAGTAGCAATTTCTAgggttcaatctttttttttttctcataatttttatgCTTGTAGAGGTAGAACAAATTTGTGCTGCTGAAATTTCAGCATGAGTCTACAAAACCAGCAGAAGCACATTTATAAATTTTGGTAGCTGCGTTCATGTTGAAAACCTTTTAAGAGGCATCATTTTTAAGTAGGTTTTGTCATACATGACCTGTAATGAGGGATTTGTAGATGCTTGCTGGTTAACTTATTGAAAATCAGATTTGAAAATGGAAATGCAAATCTGACCAATGGTGGGGTCTGATTTTATAGTTTTGCAATAAGAAGGAACGATAGTTCAGCAATTAAGTCACATAACTACAGTGTGGGCTGAATTAAGTTTTTTGTATTTCAAACTTGGTTGAAAAGTATCATGTGAATCTTTTAAAAACAATTCGAGACTTTTTCCCTGTTTTTTGGTTAATAGTTTATCAAGATTAAGCATCCAGATTTTTTTGAATGTCACATTTCTCGAAtaactttttctttccaaagaaaCACAAAAAAAGTAAAAACACATGCATTAGCTATTCAATCATTTTATGTCAAAGGCATAGATATTAGAAAAGAAGCTATAATcataaaagaaattttatttcttttatttgagTTGTTAGGTGCTTCCTGGAATTATGGGTGAAAGTGGATCGGACAATATCCGTCCGAATCtgtttttgtatctgaatctatTTGGACATGGATAGAAATGTAAATATCCGACTAACATCCATATCCGTATCCTATCCGttgaagaaaaatagatatagatatggataaacAACTATCTTATCCATATCCAAATATCCGATTCCATTCctaattctatttaattttatatagagcttgtgaatttttatagaaaataaatgGCCATAGTAgcatattattaatttgatttatcatctacttagtaatatctttgatttcatggtcataaagtttaatcatcTGACTTATATTCATACTTTTGGTATCCAATTTATATCCGTAtctgtttaaaacaaatatgcatatgaaattttggatccaagCAACACCCATATCCATATCTGTATTCACGAAATAAagcaaatatggatatagatatactAGCATCCGATCTATTTTCAGCCCTACCTGGAATATATAATATGGCTACATTCGGGAGACCATCAAAAGTTCTAATACATTTAAACTTGCCCAAGTAAAGAGAGTTAGATAACGTGCAAGTCTGGTCCGATAAGTATGTGGGGGCGTTAAAAACTCCAGAAGCATTGGAATTTTGTCAGCCATTTTCTATCTAGTTATCTACCTCTATCAAATCAGGAGTTTTTTTAAATCCTTTCTATGTTGATCTCTCTACTtctgactatccaaaagatatccaTCTCTAATATTCTTTGGGATTTGTTCACCATGCCTGCATCACTAAAATTAGTTCGTATCACTTCTTCCAGATTGTGTATCACTCAAAAGTTTCCGCTATATACTTGTTTCTAATTTTTTTCCTTGTAGTTTTACTGCAGGTCCACCTCAACATTTCTTTTGTTCAAACAGCTACGATTTCTGCTTGGAGGTTCTCTTTGCACTATTAAACAATTGCCATACCTAATGAATGTGTTGTCATTAACAAATATttcttgtttttttctttttttttcgaaGGGGGGTGGGGAGAGGGGGGTCCCCTCCTTTTAAGAATAATTAAAAGTCAAATCATGTCATTTCAATACAGTTCTAATTGTACGAAATCCATTATGTAGTACTTCTAGTTTCTGTTCTACTTTCGGTTGTAGCAGGGTTATGAAATGGTTTGCTAGGCATTCGTTGGCCTTCGTATGCCCAACATGATCATAGCTTAACAAGACCAGCCTCATCCATCTTATTCACTTCCATTATGACCAATGCTGCTTGCACCATAGCATTGAACTTTTAGTTGGTGTGGATTGCACCATTCAGTAGCCTTCACTTCACATCTTGACCATGTGCAGGAATTTTACAGGTTCAGGAATGTTGATTTTTTGTTCAGTTAAAGTCCACAGTTGACAATTTCTGGATTCTCTTTTTCTGTGAAGCCAAACTGAATTTTTATTTGTAATTGGTTTCTTCCTGTTGGCATACCTAGATTTATTATTACTTATAGTTGCTCAGTATATTGCTGCTATCTCTATTGTGCATTAGTAGTGCAAAATTGCTCTACTTGTCTATAAAAAATTGAAGTTTTCTGCTTGATGTCTTGATTAGTTTCAGAGCTACTTTTTATCATTAAACTGCTTGCTTTGTTGCTATAGCTGTCCTCAGAAAAATTTATCAACCTTTTATTCCTTCCATGCTACTTAGATGAATTCCTATGCTCTTTGCCAACTACAAAATGGACTAGTGAGCTTAATCAATATTAGTCAAACAATCAAAGTAGTTTCATATATTATGGATCaagcataattttatatttactgTTTGAAAGATTCGCTTGACTcccttctctctcaaaaaaagaaaaaaaaatccaaaaaaaaaaaagagattcagTTGTGTGTCGATGATTAAATGTAAGGCTGGTTTATTTTGTGGACCCCTTCCAGGCTTGCCAAAATCATAAAACCAGTATATTCTTAACTGACAGCAGCATAGATTTTTTATCCACCATTGAAACCCCCATCCTGAGTTACTCTCATCTTTAAACAGGAGGAATATTACAACACACCGACTTATAACATGTCGAGAGCTTCCATAATCCATCACATATCTAAGCTCGCTGTTAGGGCCATAGGAAAGGACTCACTGTCTGCAGTTCAATCTGGTTTTAATGATTCACAGACCGATGCCGCAGCAAGGATTTCCTTCAAGGTGAAAGACCATAAGCTTCTTGCAAATGTTTCATTATGTATTATGAATCCTATGCATCTAATATCTATATTGGCTTATGTTTTCCAGTATGGGTGTTCAAGAGGCGTGACTGGTACACCCTATTTCTTTGTCAATGGCATGCCGCTTTCCAACTCTGGCTCAGCACTAGACTACAAGGGATGGAAAGGCATTATTGATCCATTGTTGGGGAAGCAATAGAAAGGGGGCAAGACATCTCCTAATCTGATATTTGGTTGAAAGGCCAATAAATGTCAAAGCCCCACACCTGGCCTTACAATTAGTTTGTAAGCTTGATAAATGCTCAAGAATTGAATGATTGGCAACTTTTTATAATCATTCAGAGTATTTATTTATTGAGGATGGCTTAATAAACCTTGAGAAAATTTACATGTCTTATGTAATTCTTCAGATGCAAAACTAAAGAAAACCAGCTTCTGTTGTTTTTCTTTTAATAGTAATATCCTAATTACCCTGATTGAAACAGAACTAGCATTTTATCCAAAAGATAAAAGCAGCATCAGATTATGATTCTCAAATTGTACATTTTTTTCACAATTACAGGAAAGAGCTTATATTGGTTTCATATCCCTTTTCATAATCCTTCTTGGTCAAATTAAAATGGTGTAAGAAAAAGAAACTATTTGTCATGCCCTTCAATTCTTTCCAACGGTAGCCGTATCTTATAAGTTGAATAGTAACGAGACTTTAGGATGAGATTTAACAAACTTAACGTTGGCATTAGCCTTAATATCAAGGCCATCCATCATGATTTTATCAAAGATAACGGTTGAGAACAGTGGCAAACAATACTATTGGTTTTTCGGCACCTATTTAGGTTTCAAACGAATATTTCTTCTGtgaagaaaagtttcaagcaaatgCAACTTGTTGTGAGTGCTCCTAAACTTGTCAAAAGGACCATTATGAATGCTTGTCCAGGAGGATTTAACCTATTATTTAGAATATTTGGTTCGCCTATGGACGAAGCTATCCGGCAAAGTTGATCCATTGTACTACAGACAATGCAGGGGCTAGTCACACTTTTTATCCAGGCTGCAGGCATCCCACAGGAACAAAATGACTGCTTCAAAGGCTTGTAGGATAAACAGGGCTTGATGTGCAAACAAGCCAGAGAAGTAGGTCCGGCAAACAAGCAAATTGTTTGCAGCTTAGCACGAGTTTTGACCTGAAATTGGTGATTTTGTTTTGCTTGATTAGGAAATTAGTTGAGCTAGAGCTAGGTTTAGCTTGCTCGAGCTCATCTTGAATTTGTTTGAGATctgaatatataaaataatttagatatatTATGTgtcattattttaattattagcatttgtaaaattattattatttattattacatATCAATATAGATCATATAGAATAGAAAGTATCCAAAAccaaaatataatataatctggATTATTGTTCTGAACTACATACTTTCGAATGactttaaaattataattctaaattttaaaaaaaattataatttataaattataaattttaagaaatttataaattataaattttaagaaaatttataaatttataattctaaatttataatttaagaaaattataattctaaaattttaagaaaatttataaattataaattatatttttttaaattcttttttatggtttttttatttttttttcaataatttttttcagatatttttttaaaaagatattttgaaatgggaaagtaatttgaaatgatggtttttatttga from Elaeis guineensis isolate ETL-2024a chromosome 4, EG11, whole genome shotgun sequence includes these protein-coding regions:
- the LOC105036757 gene encoding uncharacterized protein produces the protein MESAVVASLLLFLFVGWSHVAEAQLPIPAKIDGFVYKRAPVWGHSVVVEAFFDPMCPDSRDSWPPLKKALKHYSSRLSVVVHPFPLPYHSNAFIACRALHIANKLNTSSTFPLLELFFKHQEEYYNTPTYNMSRASIIHHISKLAVRAIGKDSLSAVQSGFNDSQTDAAARISFKYGCSRGVTGTPYFFVNGMPLSNSGSALDYKGWKGIIDPLLGKQ